Part of the Crossiella cryophila genome, CCGAGGCCCGCGGCGCCCGCGCCGAGGCCGACGCCGCCGCCAAGGCCATCGAGGACCTGCGCGCCAAGGCCGACGCCTTCGTCGCCGCGACCTACCAGAACGGCAACCTGCTCGACACCACCGGCGCGCTGTTCACCGCCAAGAACCCCCAGGAGATCCTGGACCGCACCGAGATGCTGGAGCTGATCAGCGGCTCCCAGGCCAACGTCCTGGAGGTCATGCGCCGGGCGCGCACGGACAAGGCCAACAAGGACTCCCTCGCGCGCAAGGCCCTGGAGCTGGCCGAGGCCAAGCAGAACGAGGCCGAGGCGGCCAAGCGGGTCGCGGACAAGGCCCAGGCCATTGCCGTGCAGGCGGGCAGCACCCAGGAAGCGCGGGCCAACGAGATCGAGGCCACCAGGGTCGCGGTGGAGAAGCAGCTCTTCGAGGCCCGCAACCACGTCAGCGGCCTGCAGGGACAGCGGCAGCGCTACGAGGACTGGCTGGCCGCCAAGCGCCGCGAGGAGGAGGAGCGGCAGCGCCGCGAAGCCGAGGAGGCCCGCCGGGCCGCCGCGGCCGCCGCCACCCAGAACCGCCCGGCCTCCCGCCCGCAGACCGCCGCCCGCCCCACCGTCGCCCCGGCGCCCGGCCGCGGCGTGCAGATCGCGATCAACCGCGCGCTCTCCCAGCTCGGCGTGGTCTACGCCTGGGGCGGCGGCAACGGCTCCGGCCCGACCCGCGGCATCCGGGACGGCGGCGTCGCCGACTCCTACGGCGACTACCGCAAGGTCGGCTTCGACTGCTCCGGCCTGATGATCTACGCCTACGCCGGGATCGGCATCAACCTGCCGCACTACAGCGGCTACCAGTACAACTACGGCCGCCGGGTGCCGCTGTCCCAGATGGCGGCAGGCGACATGCTGTTCTGGGCCACTGGCGGACGCATCCACCACGTGGCGATGTACCTGGGCGGCGGCCGGATGGTCGAGGCCCCGCACTCCGGCTCCCGGGTGCGGATCTCGCCGGTGCGCTACGGCGGGCTGATGCCCTACGCGGTGCGCCTGGTCTGACCTAGGCGTTCGCCCGGCGCAGGCGCTCGGCCGCCTGCGCCAGGACGGCGTCGCAACACACCGGCCGGTCGCCGTGCAGTGCCTCCCAGCGGGCGTTGTGCACGGCGGGCCACAGGCTGGCCGCCCACGCGATCTCCTGCTCCGCCTTGGTGAACCGGCGTCCCCGGAGATCCTGGTACGTGGCCAGGAACGCGGCGGAACTCTCGATCGGGGCCAGGGTTGGCGGCGAGGCACTGGCGAACGTGCCGGACGCCGCACCGACCAGGGCCGCCTCCGGCTGCCAGGCCAGGCTGTCCCAGTCGTGCACGGCCCACACGTTCCCGTCGCGCCAGCGCAGGTTCTGCGCCTCGAAGTCGGCGTGGCCCAGCACGCACGGCAGGTCCGCGGCCAGTAACCGCCCGCGCGCCCGCTCGGCCGTGTCGAGGATGTGCGCGGGCACAGCGCTCTGGTCCCGTCTGTCCAGGAACGCGATCGAGGGCCACAGTCCGGAATCGCCGTGATCCCACCGCACCCAGCGCGGATTCGGCAGCGGCGGCGCGACCCGCACCTCGGTCAGTTCGGCCATCAACCGGGCGAACACCGCCGCGTAGCGGGTGGCGACCTCCGGTGCGTCGCCGCGCAGCAGGTCGCCGCCGGGCCGGGACTGCTCGGCGTGCACGGCCAGCGCGCCGACTCCGACCACCGGCGTGATCGGCAGCGGACACGGAAACCCCCGCTCCGCCAACAGTTTCTGCGCGGCCACGCAGGACGCGGCCCGGCCGTCATCCGTGCGCGCCTTCACCACGACGTCCAGCCCGCCGGCCAGCCGCAGCCCGAACACCGCCGAGAGCGACCGCCGCGCGAATCGCACACCGACCGGCTCCGCGCCCAGCACCTCCACACACCAGCCCGGCAACCA contains:
- a CDS encoding phosphotransferase, yielding MTPGELPEWLPGWCVEVLGAEPVGVRFARRSLSAVFGLRLAGGLDVVVKARTDDGRAASCVAAQKLLAERGFPCPLPITPVVGVGALAVHAEQSRPGGDLLRGDAPEVATRYAAVFARLMAELTEVRVAPPLPNPRWVRWDHGDSGLWPSIAFLDRRDQSAVPAHILDTAERARGRLLAADLPCVLGHADFEAQNLRWRDGNVWAVHDWDSLAWQPEAALVGAASGTFASASPPTLAPIESSAAFLATYQDLRGRRFTKAEQEIAWAASLWPAVHNARWEALHGDRPVCCDAVLAQAAERLRRANA
- a CDS encoding NlpC/P60 family protein; translated protein: MPTRRNLVLGLAMTTLAAALLAGTPGVAAAVPPPPPNPSDSDLRDGRAQVDSKAGEVGRLANELSRAEARLDELMADVELRREEAMKALVDLEAAQEVADRAKAEARGARAEADAAAKAIEDLRAKADAFVAATYQNGNLLDTTGALFTAKNPQEILDRTEMLELISGSQANVLEVMRRARTDKANKDSLARKALELAEAKQNEAEAAKRVADKAQAIAVQAGSTQEARANEIEATRVAVEKQLFEARNHVSGLQGQRQRYEDWLAAKRREEEERQRREAEEARRAAAAAATQNRPASRPQTAARPTVAPAPGRGVQIAINRALSQLGVVYAWGGGNGSGPTRGIRDGGVADSYGDYRKVGFDCSGLMIYAYAGIGINLPHYSGYQYNYGRRVPLSQMAAGDMLFWATGGRIHHVAMYLGGGRMVEAPHSGSRVRISPVRYGGLMPYAVRLV